A portion of the Streptomyces sp. YPW6 genome contains these proteins:
- a CDS encoding integrase — translation MILTSPAAEWIPLFPADEPVVQGRPLHKDARRPDARIPLFGDTRSWDYNGILERPANFSASEWKMNFTGVLEPPAWNLLAREVAMILSNPQHETLQDKGIHLGYSAADVITLRNALSYLRGAVKWGRKNGLPDLPSEWEVVDLKRHIKDLAKCLRPATVCGHVGLFQKMHAFSEVLTVGWPTADPWPGKSARQVSKYVKTSELSTQAVAPEIWFPLIRAAWAYIHTFAPDILRAVRCYGGLRQAAGRSTAGKTAELKAWLADPDNKVPVYYDRDRPDEQPPRVNWRLMALFLGVTEDLHHALFSERRRPSSRERRGMVLNAVSEGRFTHAGPVQDLTEVTRADSSVGRWHPGFDAQQLHRLQTVLRDAAFVLVAALSMMRDSELHKIGRNCIVEHYNSPAIASTLSKGNSNKPRKHWWISEPVAEAIAVAEIVSVHPDRVFAPIQRPDSDEAIDGSEMVSSFIAFVNEGRDWSGLDRIPEGDASPHMFRKTMAMLTDQFAGSEIALGIQLKHIATRALANSSTRGYAAADDAWAKHLENAIDAARFRRLKNLYQAHKDGEVIGFGHGADRVKAAFDQIIATVKARNVSSRVEEDLLRKAGITIRFGVLNNCLYDASQPAGAVCLENAIIPEGHTGPLPDRCRPDRCGNSMIGVEHVPIYDSHHRTQLKLLQTPGLAPCRRALITREAERAEAVLNQVQEASA, via the coding sequence GTGATCCTGACCAGCCCCGCCGCCGAGTGGATCCCTCTCTTCCCTGCGGACGAACCCGTCGTCCAGGGCCGTCCACTGCACAAGGACGCTCGACGCCCGGACGCCCGGATCCCCCTGTTCGGCGACACCAGGTCTTGGGACTACAACGGCATTCTCGAGCGCCCCGCTAACTTCTCCGCCAGCGAGTGGAAGATGAACTTCACCGGTGTTCTGGAGCCTCCGGCCTGGAACCTGCTGGCCCGTGAGGTCGCGATGATCCTTTCCAATCCGCAGCACGAGACGCTGCAGGACAAGGGCATCCACCTCGGCTACTCCGCAGCGGACGTGATCACCTTGCGCAATGCGCTCTCCTATCTCCGAGGAGCGGTCAAGTGGGGGCGGAAGAACGGCCTTCCTGACCTTCCCTCGGAGTGGGAGGTCGTCGACCTCAAGCGCCACATCAAGGACCTGGCCAAATGCCTGCGGCCGGCTACGGTCTGTGGGCACGTCGGGCTCTTCCAGAAGATGCATGCGTTCAGCGAGGTGCTCACCGTCGGATGGCCGACGGCGGATCCCTGGCCCGGCAAGAGCGCCCGCCAGGTCTCGAAGTACGTCAAGACGTCCGAACTGTCCACGCAAGCCGTCGCACCGGAAATCTGGTTCCCGCTTATTCGTGCGGCCTGGGCATACATCCACACCTTCGCGCCGGACATTCTCCGGGCCGTTCGATGCTACGGCGGACTCCGCCAGGCCGCCGGTCGGTCCACTGCGGGGAAGACCGCAGAACTCAAAGCATGGCTCGCCGACCCGGACAACAAGGTCCCCGTCTACTACGACCGTGACCGGCCTGACGAGCAGCCCCCGCGGGTCAACTGGCGTTTGATGGCGCTGTTCCTTGGCGTCACTGAAGACCTTCATCACGCCCTGTTCTCCGAACGCCGCCGCCCCAGCAGCCGCGAGCGGCGCGGGATGGTCTTGAACGCCGTTTCCGAGGGCCGGTTCACCCATGCAGGACCCGTGCAGGACCTGACGGAGGTCACCCGAGCGGACAGCAGCGTCGGCCGATGGCACCCTGGCTTCGACGCCCAGCAACTCCACAGACTCCAGACGGTGCTACGGGATGCCGCGTTCGTCTTGGTCGCCGCCTTGTCAATGATGCGCGACTCGGAGCTGCACAAGATCGGCCGCAACTGCATCGTCGAGCACTACAACTCGCCCGCCATCGCCTCAACCCTGAGCAAGGGCAACAGCAACAAGCCCCGCAAGCACTGGTGGATCTCCGAGCCGGTTGCCGAGGCCATCGCGGTCGCTGAAATCGTCTCAGTACACCCCGACCGGGTTTTCGCCCCGATCCAGAGGCCGGACTCCGACGAGGCCATCGACGGCTCCGAGATGGTGAGTTCCTTCATCGCCTTCGTCAACGAAGGCCGGGACTGGTCAGGGCTCGACCGGATCCCCGAAGGCGATGCCTCGCCCCACATGTTCCGCAAGACCATGGCGATGCTGACCGACCAGTTCGCCGGATCGGAGATCGCCCTGGGCATTCAGCTCAAGCACATCGCCACCCGGGCTCTCGCCAACAGCTCCACCCGCGGTTATGCAGCCGCAGACGACGCTTGGGCCAAGCACCTTGAGAACGCCATCGACGCCGCCCGATTCAGGCGACTGAAGAACCTCTACCAGGCCCACAAGGACGGAGAGGTCATCGGCTTCGGCCACGGAGCCGACCGCGTCAAAGCCGCCTTCGACCAGATCATCGCAACCGTCAAAGCCCGAAACGTCAGCTCCCGCGTCGAAGAGGACCTCCTGCGCAAGGCCGGAATCACCATCCGCTTCGGTGTCCTCAACAACTGCCTCTACGACGCTTCGCAACCCGCCGGTGCGGTCTGCCTCGAGAACGCGATCATCCCGGAAGGCCACACGGGTCCGCTGCCGGATCGCTGCCGTCCCGACCGTTGCGGCAACAGCATGATCGGCGTCGAGCATGTCCCGATCTACGACTCCCATCATCGCACTCAGCTCAAGCTCCTTCAGACCCCCGGCTTGGCACCCTGCCGCCGAGCCCTCATCACCCGCGAAGCCGAGCGAGCCGAGGCCGTCCTGAATCAAGTCCAGGAGGCATCCGCATGA
- a CDS encoding ImmA/IrrE family metallo-endopeptidase, with amino-acid sequence MVTPSRITLARKRRGLTLAELSDRAGVSLQSLSNYETGRTTPRPDTVAKIASALDFPTVFFEGPALDELPAEGISWRARSKTSARVLEAARAAGTLGAMLYEWIDERFRLPEVNVPSLGKPDPETAAGMVRTRWGLAEAPAPNMVHLLEAHGVRVFSLDPDHAEVDAFAVWRDGVPFVFLNTLKSAERGRFDAAHELGHLVMHGSEHACSGPDAERQANDFASAFLMPRASVLGHMPSGAHVDQILRGKRIWNVSAMALTYRMHDLGLLSDWQYRSTCAELSRLGYRSGEPQGMSQRETSQVLTKVFTALRSKRVRPGSVAADLGLTSEEMNRLMFGLTLTTFEGKGQQATAAATRSLSVVP; translated from the coding sequence ATGGTGACCCCGTCCCGCATCACACTGGCCCGCAAGCGCAGGGGTCTTACCCTTGCTGAGTTGTCGGACCGAGCTGGGGTGTCACTGCAGAGCCTGTCAAACTACGAGACAGGACGCACTACGCCCCGTCCCGACACTGTCGCCAAGATCGCCTCAGCGCTCGACTTCCCTACCGTCTTCTTCGAAGGCCCTGCGCTGGACGAGCTCCCCGCCGAGGGCATCTCGTGGCGGGCGCGGAGCAAGACCTCGGCCAGGGTCCTCGAAGCCGCGCGAGCCGCAGGCACGCTGGGTGCGATGCTTTACGAGTGGATCGACGAAAGGTTCCGCCTACCAGAAGTGAATGTGCCTTCACTGGGCAAACCTGACCCGGAAACAGCCGCTGGCATGGTTCGCACCCGCTGGGGTCTGGCGGAAGCGCCAGCGCCCAATATGGTGCATCTTCTGGAAGCACACGGAGTTCGAGTGTTTTCACTCGATCCTGACCACGCAGAGGTCGACGCCTTCGCCGTGTGGCGCGACGGTGTTCCGTTCGTATTCCTCAACACACTCAAGTCGGCCGAGCGAGGGCGCTTCGACGCGGCCCATGAACTGGGTCACCTCGTCATGCATGGTAGTGAGCACGCCTGCTCAGGGCCCGACGCCGAACGGCAAGCGAACGACTTTGCCTCCGCGTTCCTGATGCCTCGAGCGAGCGTTCTGGGACACATGCCCTCAGGTGCACACGTCGATCAGATCCTTCGCGGCAAGCGGATCTGGAACGTCTCTGCCATGGCTCTGACCTACCGGATGCACGACCTGGGACTGCTCTCCGACTGGCAGTACCGTTCTACCTGCGCCGAGTTGAGCCGTTTGGGATATCGGTCCGGTGAGCCGCAGGGCATGAGCCAGCGAGAAACGTCGCAGGTGTTGACGAAGGTCTTTACCGCGCTGCGTTCGAAGCGTGTTCGCCCTGGGTCCGTCGCGGCCGACCTGGGGCTCACTAGCGAGGAGATGAACCGACTCATGTTCGGGCTTACCCTCACGACCTTCGAAGGCAAGGGCCAGCAGGCTACGGCTGCTGCGACGCGCAGCCTATCCGTCGTCCCTTGA
- a CDS encoding transposase family protein — MVIHPAALDLPHAHVEWVTLLVVIREGDRRCKLRPSQRAMVALVYLREHTTLAKIAAGFGISESTAHAYTRAIVDLLAERAPGLLKTLREHDPDFVLLDGTLAECDRVGDGRADYSHKHRRHGVNVQVVTDPGGRLLWISPALPGRTHDLTAARTHWIIRICERQGVPILADLAYQGAGPWLTTGIKRKPLQELTPTEKTLNRALAAARAPVERGVASLKSWRIFRRSRCSPNRMTSIAKAILTLERQL; from the coding sequence TTGGTCATCCATCCTGCCGCACTCGACCTGCCACATGCGCACGTGGAGTGGGTCACCCTGCTGGTTGTCATTCGTGAGGGCGACCGGCGCTGCAAGCTCCGTCCGTCTCAGCGGGCGATGGTGGCACTGGTGTACCTACGAGAGCACACCACTCTGGCGAAGATCGCCGCCGGGTTCGGGATCAGCGAGTCCACCGCCCACGCCTACACCCGCGCGATCGTCGACCTGCTCGCCGAACGAGCACCGGGTCTGCTCAAGACGCTGCGTGAGCACGATCCCGACTTCGTCCTGCTCGACGGCACCCTCGCCGAGTGCGACCGGGTCGGCGACGGTCGGGCCGACTACTCCCACAAGCACCGGCGCCATGGTGTGAACGTGCAGGTCGTCACCGATCCCGGCGGCCGGCTGCTGTGGATCTCGCCCGCGCTGCCGGGCCGCACACACGACCTGACCGCCGCCCGTACCCACTGGATCATCCGGATCTGCGAGCGCCAGGGTGTTCCCATCCTGGCCGATCTCGCCTACCAGGGCGCCGGTCCGTGGCTGACGACCGGCATCAAACGCAAGCCACTCCAGGAACTCACTCCCACCGAGAAGACCCTCAACCGGGCCCTGGCCGCAGCACGAGCACCCGTGGAACGCGGTGTCGCGAGCCTGAAGTCCTGGCGGATCTTCCGCAGGTCCCGGTGCAGCCCCAACCGCATGACGTCAATCGCCAAGGCCATCCTCACGCTGGAGAGGCAACTCTGA